The genomic interval TCGTTGCCATGTACTTtaaacttttgttttcttatcttGTTCCTGATACTCATTAAACTAAATTTTCTTTCGTTCGATCTTAGTTTGAGATAAGTTTGATTATTCTAGTTGTTAGTTATTGAATAAACTAAAACGCTTGGTAATACAATTTTTCATCAGCAAGACTTTCCGGATTACCTTGAACTGCATCGTACTATACAAGTCACATACTCACATCTAAGTTTTGGAATTTGATTGTTAATGAATTCCGCAAGCAATCAGGGAAAAACTGGAAAAAGGtataattatttcaaatgaCTATTCAATGGACTTATTTGCCCTGTTTAGTGGTGTGATCATCTGGAAAAACAGAGGCCTCCACCAAATACAATCTGCAACATGGTGTGCCATCCTCTGGGTTTGTCTCCACTGATCTTGGCAGTCTCCTCAGTTTATCAAACAGGTTCTGCGGGTGACTTAGCAGCCCAAAATGTGCTTGTGGATCTCCAATTTGTGACAGAGTTACCTGAGAGAACCCAATGGAAGGAAGCAGGAGATCAGGGTTGTCATGGTAGAAATGGTACATCGCGCGAGAGAGCGAAACTGCATTCTTGTTCATGAAGTCAGCCAGGAGGACAGTGTGGACTGATGCGCTGCAGGCCGCAATAGTCTCGAGGACCTGCATTGCATGGACATTATGAAGGTAATAGAGAAGGCCTTCAAGAACCCATATGGTGTTTCTTTCAGGAGCATAGCCGTAGCTCTGTAGCTTGGTCATCCAGTCTCCATCTCGTATGTCAGCAGGAACCCTAATCAATGATTTTGCCATCATTGTGAGTTTCTGGTTATTTGCAGAACTCATTGCTTCGTGAAGAAGTTCTGATTTCATTACTAGGAGCTCCGGGAAATCAAGTTCAAATACCGTGCACTCCTTCAGGCAGCTCAGTCGATAGGCTCTCGCATCCATCCCtacaaaatcattttttcccCAAGTTAGTCTTTTTCTCAATAAGAGTTGATGTATGTACGAGTGTATATAGTTTGTGGGAAATTAATTCACTTCTTCGGCTAAAAAAGGTCGTATCTCTTGTTACAGAATTTCACTGTTAAATTTGTGAGAAAACAATTAGAATCCTTTTGTCATCATTGTTGAATTCGGGCATATTTCATAGATTTCTATCATGTCATGCATACGAATCAAATGGTACAGTATGCATATGGAATAGCAGTTTTGGATGAATGCCATAACATTTGAGCAGAGTTTTGGCAGACTCTCATGCACCAAAATGCAAAATTGCGTCTTGGTTTATGCAGCTACGTGTGATCCTAATCTTGTGCTAATAAATTCCAAAAAGCTTCATGGTGTATATCGTGCCAACAGATAATAATGCACTGAAGGGATCTAACAGCAAGTGTCAAGGGTCATATAAATATCAGGCATTAGAATCCATTTCCTGTCTGAAGCTGACGTGCTTTGCGGAGTCCAGACAAACAGTACTACTCCTGCACCCCCACGTTGCTGGATAGCTTTGTTCTTGCTGTTATGTTGCCGGGTGTCTTCATTTCGAGGCACAattatttccattttttttccctttagcCTATGTATGCACTTATGCTAGGTGATAACATTACTCCTAATCTTCTGTGACGAGAACACCGTTTTTATATTCGTTTTTTTCCGGGTAGCAGATCACATAAGTTTCTTgccacacatatataataaagtGTACAACGTGGAAGAAGACCAACCAattgtgcatgcatgaataaaattcatatttgccaaaaaaaaaactcaattaaTCGACTGTAGAAGGTTGGTAATTTTTCCTTGGCAAGGATACGTGTTTATGTTCTAATGTACTACATGTAGTATGAtactacaatatatatatatatatatatacaccaccGTACTATACTAGCATGCAtccctaaaaatatagaatacgTATTATATataggccagtctcaatgcatatttCATGAGATGTTATGTACATTAAATAAGGAGCCATATCAGTAATTTTACTGACTTGACAAAGTTATTAAATGTCGAAATTTCATGAGACGAgagaggagtttcatcccatAAAAATTATTGGGCTTGGTTACCTAGTTACAGTATTGAtaactatattataaaactatgcaCTGACACTATAGTCTTAGATTCATTACTGTACGTGGTGTACAGTAAGTACGTATACGTTACATGCATACGCATGCTGCATGCACACCGTGCCTgatctctccttttttttttctttttgccggGAAAGTAATCATGCATACGAACCTgcgccgaggaggacgacctgggcggcgccgccgagctgggcgacggcggcccCGACGCGGGCGTCGAACCAGAGCGTGCGCACGGCGATCATGACGCCGTGCACCTCCCgcgcgccggcctcctcgtcgAGCCGCATCCGCTCGCGGAGCCCCCTCAGGAACCTCTCCCCGGCGAGCACCCCGGCCGCCGGGTCGCGCACGGCGCGCGCCCAcagcgccctcgccgccgccgtctggcACGCGCTCTGCAGCACGGGGCCCCACTCGGCCTCCACCCGCGCGTGCAGCGCCCTcaccccctccgccgccgccgcctccatcaCCCCCGCGATCTCTgcactctcctcctcccctcccgcgccgccaccgccattcACGGCgacgctcgccgtcgccgcctccatcgtcaccaccttctccttcccctcctcctccttcgacATGGCACACACAGCCACACAAtgtcctagctagctagctagccagcttCATGTGCGCGACAGCACAAGCAAAGTACTCCAGTAGTAGTAGACTACCAAAACCTGGAGCTGAATTTACATGGACCCGGCCATTTTAAGCTAGGAAAGAAGAGATAAGAAAAAGAGGACCACACGTACACGAGCTTTAGCTAGTTTTTCGGGGAAGAGCTTTTTAATTTGTGTGCACATGTATGAGTCGGGGGGAGACGGGTGGTGCGCGATTTTTCGCGAGGCTAGCTCTCGATCGGGCTCTGCCTCTGCGCTTGCtttcgcgcgcgcgcgagcgatCGACGTGCGCGCGAGGACTCTgtgtggcgcgacggcgacggagacggcgggcGATGCGATCAGTTATTAAtggtggaggagaggaagacgaCAAGCACGTGCGGGCCGGCAAGTCTGTTGCCGATCGTACGGCTGGCTCCGGTTTGGTCATTtgccgatttttttttcttcgaatGTTTGagcatttgtcttatttaaaaaattaaaaaatattatttattttgcttatgacttactttattatgaaaataactttaagcacaacttattatttttatatttgtactaaatttttgaataagatgaatgatcaaacgttgcaaccaaaaaagtttaAGATCTTATATCATGAAACGGAAATAGTAGTATGTTTTATCCTTCTTTGTATTTAATtggatatatgtattttttaaaaaagatggtaATTTAGCCCAAGTAGAGAACTAGCTGTTTACATAATGTAATATGAAATTTGCTCATAGAATCTTGGATCTAGGATGCTACTTAGGTCGCTACAGATCTCTCTCTACTCCTAATGATTTGCTAATGAAAGCTCGAgagaattttcttttagaaaaataaatctcaGGCTTACCATTAAAGGAATAATTGTATATCActtgaaagattttttttactaacatCACACGAATAtaactataatataattataatatagctaatatttagtgataaaaacaaatagcATGTAAGtctcatatataaataaaaaatacttataatttagCGCTAGTTACAGTGAAACTTTACAAtgtaattatatgctaattatgAACAAACTGGACAATAGAAAATGATCCAATGTCAAATATTATCAAGAGAGGTGATGACGTTTCTATCACGTGTCATAAGACCCGTAGACATTtctcatttatataaatgctaaCTATATTATAGTTACAGTAGTCCATGACACATGTATAGCAAAACCATTCCATTATTTTAGGTTTAAACGTATCCTTGTCGGACAAAAGTTTAATTAAGTGATCACGCTGCATGCATCTTGGTGCGATTTTTACCAACATTACTTGTCGTCGTGCTATGCACAGTGTGTCCCTCTTTCTGAACTTTGCTTCGCTTGACAAACGAAAAATCAGTTTGAAACCTACCGGACCGAAGATCCGTCACCCTGTTGGTGACATGTCCAACTCAGTGAATGGCTGCGTCCCTGAAAGAAAAATGACACCTCCGCTGCTTTGTTTCATCATTattcaatatgatttttaaaagtagaTGCAGGATTTAGATTAAAGTAATAACTTTCTTTGGTTTCTTGTTCTGATAGAGCATGAGATTTCAAATTAAACTATGCCAAGTGAAGTGATACAACCAAGTTAGGCTTATACAAATGAATTTCATTTGCTTCAAACTATCGTTTATTTGTTGACTATGCTACAACTTTATTTCATGTGATGaaccaatcacttgcctcgtATATAAACCGCAAACGCACGATGGAATGTAATGCCTGCAACGAAATTTATGTTTCTCAACGTAGCCACAACATTTCTCTGGAATATAAGAAGTTTGCGAGATTTTTCGGAAGAAACAGTGATTCCACACAActcctttaaaaaaacattgcaTCTGAAAGAAGCATTTTCCTTTATATGCAACATACTAACCATTTCAAAATAGTGCTCACTCCGTTTTTATTTAACGccctttacttttaaatttatgtttaatcatttatcttattcaaaaatattatataattattaattattttgttactaAATATACTTTGAGTATGACCtataattttacttatttataaaaaatgaaggaccaaatatagataaaaattaatagcatcaaataaaaaaacgaaagagTACTATCTTTGAAGTTCAATTTAACTTACGGAGATAGTAGCATTAATGTGTTAACATGAAGCAACTCGATTTGCATAAATATGGATAACATTGCTGTTGACACTAATCACTAGAATAATCACAATCCACAACTGTACTCTCCAAgctaaaggaaaaaaaaaacaacaaagccAGTATAACAACAATGACCAACTTGCTCTCCCCAACATTTCATTTCCTCTCACTTGcactcctcccctccctctccacaGTCCACTCCACGCCAACTACTCCGCCCCCTCCACCGCACCGACAGCCGCGCCCCACCaaccgccggcgccaccgccgccgcatgaCGGTGTCGCGCGGCCCGCCGGGGCGCCCGGGGGCTTCGTCCGGCATCCTCGGGTGCTGGAGGAGGCGCCCGCCGCTGGGCTTCGCCGCCAAGGTCTCCATCGCGGTCGCGCTCGGGCTCTCCTTCGCCATCGTCTGGACCTCGCTCTccccgacctcctcctcccagcaGATCTCCACCGAGCGctcctccttcgccgccgacaTCGTCGACCCTCCTCCCCCTGCGTCCCGCAACCGTAGTGCCactaccggcggcggcggccacagGAAGCCCCGGCCCGCTAGCTCCCGCAGCCACAAGAAGCGCCATTCTCCGTCCGGATCCCACCGCCCCAatgccaccgcctcgccggatGCCGCTGCGGAAAAGGCGGATCACGCTGAGCCGTCTCCGAAAACTGGCCGAAAACCCGACGAGAAgaagccggagccggagccggagccggagctgGAGTCTGAGCCAGAGGAGGAGCAAAAGCAGGAGAAGGAGGCGGAATTGCCCATGCCCGAGGACAGTGGAGACGGGAAGGCGcctgaggaggaaggggagaaggCGCCGGAGCTGGAGGTCGACGAGCCCAGCGAGGGGGACGGgtacggcgaggaggcggaagAGGGGCATAAGAAAGCTCcaacgaagaagaagaagctccCGCCTTTGTTCAGCTCGTCTGCACATTACCACTGGAAGCACTGCAGCGCCAAGAGCGGCCACCATTATATCCCTTGCGTGGATTTTGATGGGGATGGGAGCCAGCGGCACCGCGAGCGGAGCTGTCCGAGGTCGCCGGTGACATGCCTTGTATCGCTGCCCAAGGAGTATAAGGCGCCTGCCCCATGGCCGGAGAGGAAAGAGAAGGTGGATCATAATTCATAGTTGGAATGGATAGTGATTTGATCTCTGAGGTTGTTCTTTTGGTGATTGTTGGCATGATTGCAGGTTTGGTATGGGAACATTGGACATCCTAGGTTGTCAAGTTATGTTAAGGCTCACAGCTGGCTGAACCGGACAGGCGATTACCTGATGTTCCCACCTGAGGAGTGGGAATTCAAAGGTGGATCGAGGCATTATGTCAATTCAATCGATGAGGTAATAGATTGTACATCATTTCATTTCTGTTAGACGCAAGCTATGCAAAGGTAGCACACCAGCACTAGCACTTACTGGGCACTATTGCCGAAATGTCTTGATACGATTTTCTTCACATTGCCTTCTATCCTGCAATATTAAGTAGGCTGATCCATAAGccaaaatgtttttttgatGTGAGAACCGAGTTTATacttggaatttttttagtatagTTAATGCTAGATGGATATTGCTTCAATGATGTTTCTTTTCAGAACTTTTTCCATAACTATTTTTGAGTTTAAGGAATTAGTGGACATTCCTTGAAGGACTGAGAGAGTTTCCCTTAGAAACCCAATGTGAAAACAATATTGGCCTGTTAAAAGCACATATGCTGTGCATTTACTATTGACCAAGATGTGAAGTCTGTAGAGGATGGTTGATGGCTATTTGTGACTTTAAATGATTTTGTCATCATAGGAGGGGTATAGCTGAACGATAGAGGTAAAATCACACCCTGTTCAACTTGACATTTGTGTATCAATTGATACGCCTCTAATACCTATCCTGATTTCTTAAGGGTGATTATTAGGTAGCTTTCTCAAATAGAAAGTTTGTTTCCGCTGATCTGTGTTCCGAGTCCTGATTAAAATAATGTGGATTCATAAGTTTACTTCATGTATGAAAAATTCCAGATACATTGAACTGCAtgttgctttatttattcttctGGGCATCCCATTTGTCTTAATACCTAACACAATCTGCACATTACTTCTTTTGTCACTTAGATGGCACCTGACATTGAATGGGGTAAAAATATTCGAGTAGTATTGGACATCGGATGCAAAAGTGCTGGCTTTGGTGTCACTCTACTTGAGAAGGATGTGATAACACTATCTTTAGGCCttacgaatgatcaaacggaCCTTGCACAAGTTGCCCTTGAACGTGGCATCCCTGCAACAGTTGGCAGTCTTGGATCGAAAAGGTTGCCCTTCCCTAGTGGTGTATTTGATGCTATCCACTGTGGTGATTGCAACATACCATGGCATGCTAATGGTATGTACATGCTGCTGCCTTCCATTTTTCTGTACATTAGCCTTCTGTTACATCACAAGCAATTACATGTCTTCCATGGCTTAGGTGGAAAGCTTCTCCTAGAGATAAATAGGATCCTTCGTCCAGGAGGATACTTCATTATATCAAGCAAGCATGGTGACCTTGAGAGTGAAGAGGGTATGTtgaaattgtatatttgtagaaAAAGCTTGAATGGCTGTAGTGTTTCTTTACTGATATTGTTCTGTCTTACTAggaaaattaacttaaatttgCATATTCCTATTCACATTCCtcccaaattttctttttcaggaaTATCAGCTTCGATGACTGCGTTATGTTGGAATGTAATAGCTTACAATAGTGATGATGTCAGTGAAGCTGgaatgaaaatatttcaacGACCACCTTCAAATGAGATATATGATCTGAGAGCAACAAAAGATCCTCCATTTTGTAAGGAAGACCAGAACAAAGCTCCTGCATGGTAAGATGATTACTTGGATGACTACATCATTTCATTGaaatatgtttttcctgtaAGCTTGTATAACGGTAAGTTTGGTTTCCCCTTTTAGGTATACACTGATCAGACATTGCCTGCATAAAGCACCTGTTGGTATTGAAGAGCGAGGGAGTGAATGGCCTGAAGAGTGGCCTAAGAGGGTTGAAACTTTTCCTGAGTGGCTTGGGGACTTGCAAACAAGGGTGGAGGCTGACCATAAACATTGGAAGGCTGTTGTTGATAAATCATATCTGGATGGATTGGGAATTGATTGGTCAAATATCCGAAATGTTCTGGATATGAGAGCTGTATTTGGAGGGTATTCTTCTCCTTTCTAATTACTGACAAGTGCTTGATTAATCTATTTGCTATGAGAAATATGCAATTATGCAGTATTTactttgaaataaatatgtatgaatcAGCTGTGAGCCTGTAGCTGTTTCCTTGCAGATTTGCTGCTGCACTGGCATCGAAGAAAGTCTGGGTCATGAACGTTGTTCCTGTTCATGCTCCGGACACTCTGCCCATAATCTACGAGCGTGGGCTGATTGGTGTCTACCATGATTGGTGTGAACCACTTAGCACATATCCAAGGTCATATGATCTTCTACATGCTGACCACTTATTCTCACGCTTGAAGAACAGGTATGTTATAAAAGGATTTCTTTTCTTGGGCTTCATACAATATTTGGTATCAAATTCATCTTGGTACCAATATTTGGCATGGTTCTTTTGGAGAGTTCTTTTATGGTCCTTGGGAGTATAGAGGTATACATACCTCCAAGGaccataaaaaaactcttttagAACTCATCATTTTGCATAGATTTCAAACTCGTGGAACATTGAGCACCTAGCTTTTGTGTCCTGATGCATAATAATCAATAACCAAAGTAATGCTTGATATGCTATTGCCTGAATTATGTAGATGTAAGCAACCTGTCTCAATTGTGGTTGAAATGGACCGAATTTTGAGGCCTGGAGGTTGGGCCATCATCAGAGAGAAACTTGAGATCCTTGATCCAttggagaaaattttg from Oryza brachyantha chromosome 3, ObraRS2, whole genome shotgun sequence carries:
- the LOC102705710 gene encoding probable methyltransferase PMT28 isoform X1, yielding MTVSRGPPGRPGASSGILGCWRRRPPLGFAAKVSIAVALGLSFAIVWTSLSPTSSSQQISTERSSFAADIVDPPPPASRNRSATTGGGGHRKPRPASSRSHKKRHSPSGSHRPNATASPDAAAEKADHAEPSPKTGRKPDEKKPEPEPEPELESEPEEEQKQEKEAELPMPEDSGDGKAPEEEGEKAPELEVDEPSEGDGYGEEAEEGHKKAPTKKKKLPPLFSSSAHYHWKHCSAKSGHHYIPCVDFDGDGSQRHRERSCPRSPVTCLVSLPKEYKAPAPWPERKEKVWYGNIGHPRLSSYVKAHSWLNRTGDYLMFPPEEWEFKGGSRHYVNSIDEMAPDIEWGKNIRVVLDIGCKSAGFGVTLLEKDVITLSLGLTNDQTDLAQVALERGIPATVGSLGSKRLPFPSGVFDAIHCGDCNIPWHANGGKLLLEINRILRPGGYFIISSKHGDLESEEGISASMTALCWNVIAYNSDDVSEAGMKIFQRPPSNEIYDLRATKDPPFCKEDQNKAPAWYTLIRHCLHKAPVGIEERGSEWPEEWPKRVETFPEWLGDLQTRVEADHKHWKAVVDKSYLDGLGIDWSNIRNVLDMRAVFGGFAAALASKKVWVMNVVPVHAPDTLPIIYERGLIGVYHDWCEPLSTYPRSYDLLHADHLFSRLKNRCKQPVSIVVEMDRILRPGGWAIIREKLEILDPLEKILKSLHWEIVMAFRKDKEGIMSVKKSTWRP
- the LOC102705710 gene encoding probable methyltransferase PMT28; the protein is MRSVINGGGEEDDKHVRAGKKPRPASSRSHKKRHSPSGSHRPNATASPDAAAEKADHAEPSPKTGRKPDEKKPEPEPEPELESEPEEEQKQEKEAELPMPEDSGDGKAPEEEGEKAPELEVDEPSEGDGYGEEAEEGHKKAPTKKKKLPPLFSSSAHYHWKHCSAKSGHHYIPCVDFDGDGSQRHRERSCPRSPVTCLVSLPKEYKAPAPWPERKEKVWYGNIGHPRLSSYVKAHSWLNRTGDYLMFPPEEWEFKGGSRHYVNSIDEMAPDIEWGKNIRVVLDIGCKSAGFGVTLLEKDVITLSLGLTNDQTDLAQVALERGIPATVGSLGSKRLPFPSGVFDAIHCGDCNIPWHANGGKLLLEINRILRPGGYFIISSKHGDLESEEGISASMTALCWNVIAYNSDDVSEAGMKIFQRPPSNEIYDLRATKDPPFCKEDQNKAPAWYTLIRHCLHKAPVGIEERGSEWPEEWPKRVETFPEWLGDLQTRVEADHKHWKAVVDKSYLDGLGIDWSNIRNVLDMRAVFGGFAAALASKKVWVMNVVPVHAPDTLPIIYERGLIGVYHDWCEPLSTYPRSYDLLHADHLFSRLKNRCKQPVSIVVEMDRILRPGGWAIIREKLEILDPLEKILKSLHWEIVMAFRKDKEGIMSVKKSTWRP
- the LOC102705424 gene encoding putative S-adenosyl-L-methionine-dependent methyltransferase Mvan_0910; the protein is MSKEEEGKEKVVTMEAATASVAVNGGGGAGGEEESAEIAGVMEAAAAEGVRALHARVEAEWGPVLQSACQTAAARALWARAVRDPAAGVLAGERFLRGLRERMRLDEEAGAREVHGVMIAVRTLWFDARVGAAVAQLGGAAQVVLLGAGMDARAYRLSCLKECTVFELDFPELLVMKSELLHEAMSSANNQKLTMMAKSLIRVPADIRDGDWMTKLQSYGYAPERNTIWVLEGLLYYLHNVHAMQVLETIAACSASVHTVLLADFMNKNAVSLSRAMYHFYHDNPDLLLPSIGFSQVTLSQIGDPQAHFGLLSHPQNLFDKLRRLPRSVETNPEDGTPCCRLYLVEASVFPDDHTTKQGK